One window from the genome of Solea solea chromosome 13, fSolSol10.1, whole genome shotgun sequence encodes:
- the cmtm6 gene encoding CKLF-like MARVEL transmembrane domain-containing protein 6, which produces MASEVYSPTTAPNPTTSWCLIPSEHLDQARFVVKLTQVLFSSVAFLLEEVVSSCSSCFALYFFEFVTCTAFLFTLLLLILLSTSLHATFGITCWPSLDFCYTAAVAVLFFVSSIIFASDNNGSTLEKSAVAFGFLATLAFVVDVVIFYKRRGFPFLSGGKAESSNGGPVTAEAPAEKERLNADGE; this is translated from the exons ATGGCGTCTGAAGTTTACTCCCCCACGACGGCTCCCAACCCCACAACTTCCTGGTGTTTGATTCCGTCAGAACATCTGGATCAAGCACGCTTCGTGGTCAAGCTAACACAAGTG CTCTTCTCCTCCGTGGCCTTCCTCCTGGAGGAGGTGGTCAgcagctgctccagctgctTCGCCCTGTATTTCTTTGAGTTTGTCACGTGCACAGCCTTCCTCTTCACgctgctgctcctcatcctcctctccacctcgCTGCACGCCACCTTCGGCATCACCTGTTGGCCAAGTCTG gatTTCTGTTACACCGCTGCTGTGGCCGTTCTCTTCTTCGTTTCATCCATCATTTTCGCTTCAGACAACAACGGATCAACTCTGGAGAAAAGTGCTGTG gcgTTTGGTTTCCTGGCGACGTTGGCGTTCGTCGTGGATGTCGTCATCTTCTATAAGAGGCGTGGTTTCCCTTTCCTGAGTGGCGGGAAGGCGGAGTCGAGTAACGGCGGCCCCGTGACGGCGGAGGCTCCGGCGGAGAAGGAGAGACTCAACGCTGACGGCGAGTAA